Genomic segment of Flavobacteriales bacterium:
GTCCGCGGGCTGCCGACATGATCGCCGAAGGAGTAGTGGCCATGGAATATCGGGCCAGCGCCGAGGACATCGCACGCGTGAGTCACGCGCATCCGACCTATACCGAAGCCATCAGAGAAGCGGCCCTCGAAGCTACAGGGAACCGCGCTTTGCATAAATAATATGATCCGCCGTACGGTACATACCTTCCCGGTGACCGATAAGGCCGAGATCGAGAAAAAGCTGCTGCTCTGGACCCGTGGGTTCAGAGCAGTTTGCGTCTTAGACAATGGCAATTACCGCTATCCGGGCCCTTTTGAACCGGCTTTTGATATGGCCGTGGCCGTTGAGGCCATAGATGAGGTAGAGGCCAACGCGGGGGATGCTTTTGAGAAATTGGAGTTGGCGACAAAACGACGGGCCGATTGGTGGTTTGGGGGATTGAGTTACGATATCAAGAACGAAGTTGAACGGTTGGAATCAGAGAATACCGATGAGCTTTCTTTTCCTGACCTTCGGTTCTTTAGCCCCAGATTTTTGTGGTTACTCAAAGGTTCGAAGGTCGAACTACACTTACTTCCGGACGAATCCGCAGTGCCTGCCGAACTGTGGAGGCAGGTTAGGGAGCAGGTGATCGAAGAGCCTATGGATCCGAATCCGGTGAACTGGCAAAGCCGTATCGATAAATCCACCTACCTCGAGCGATTTCATCGCATTCAAGAACATATTCGCCTAGGCGACATCTACGAAATGAATTTTTGCCGCGAATACTTTGCCCATGACATTGAGCTGGATCCTTGGCAAACATTCCTGCGGTTACAGCGGACGACCAAGGCCCCATTTACGGCCTTTTGGCGTTGGAACGACGACTATGTGCTCTCGGCCTCCCCGGAGCGATACCTGC
This window contains:
- a CDS encoding anthranilate synthase component I family protein, with translation MIRRTVHTFPVTDKAEIEKKLLLWTRGFRAVCVLDNGNYRYPGPFEPAFDMAVAVEAIDEVEANAGDAFEKLELATKRRADWWFGGLSYDIKNEVERLESENTDELSFPDLRFFSPRFLWLLKGSKVELHLLPDESAVPAELWRQVREQVIEEPMDPNPVNWQSRIDKSTYLERFHRIQEHIRLGDIYEMNFCREYFAHDIELDPWQTFLRLQRTTKAPFTAFWRWNDDYVLSASPERYLRKQGRRVISQPIKGTAPRSNDEPEDLRLAEELRNSKKERGENVMIVDLVRNDLSKVAARASVHVDELYGVYSFPTVHQMISTVRADLANGRSWSDLFRASFPMGSMTGAPKVRAMQIIENLEETKRGWYSGSLGYMDPHGDGDFNVVIRSLVYSTTKNYLSLQVGGAITILSEGEAEWNETELKARALLAAVRNNSPEDESTE